In Haliotis asinina isolate JCU_RB_2024 chromosome 11, JCU_Hal_asi_v2, whole genome shotgun sequence, the genomic stretch tcttcaaatccctgttaTTTCAGGTAGCAGTAATGtctgtttgagtggcattttagaagctgtaCTGAAAACGTCGTATCATAATAGATATgtaagttgatatccataaagtttattatatttttcttaGTAGTAATGTCTATGCAACCCCAGCAGAAAGTCAATGAGCGtaatttcataaaataatgaTGGCCAAAATGATAGGTCATGTTTCTGTGATATCCAACCCTTGCCCTGACTAATGAGAGTTAAGACCCGTGTGGATCGGATATGTAGAATTTAGAAAGTGACGTAGACTTCGAGATTACGCCTGTATCGCTTGTATAATTTTCGAAATTTTCAAAACAGGAATGTTTTTTTCTAAGATATGAACAAGTGTAAAAGTTTTCTCTCTGCTCAAGCTGATTTATTTGATATGGGTAAATGTAGAATATTGAGACTGGCATtaataaacaaatacaaatatgtattttgtctTCCAATTTATACTTAAACCTGGTTATTCCGGAAACCTCGTGTTACGGTTTTGTCGAGAAATTCCTTCTGTGTTTTCGGTAACGCTGATCTGCACCTATGTGAAGTCACGTTGGCAAACCGTGAAGATCAACGAGGCACTATCAGAACTAAACCAATTACAGATACCACTAACTATTGAAAATATCACGTCCCTCCTTCATCATGCTTACCTAGCTCTCTGAAACTACTTTCATTGAAGAGTGAAAATAAACTTGGCCGTAATTGATGTTCAGTATGTGACCGTGCTTGTGTAGCTGCTTGTCGCAATGTGATGATAGCAGGTAAAGTCGTTTGCACAAATGACGTAACCCCCACTGCCTGCCCTCCCCACCACCCTCCAACTCACTTCACCACGCTATCACTGCCCACACACATTCGGACCCACTCATTACACCCCCCTCCCTACCTCCCGTAGATTCACGTCTCGTTCAGAAACGAGGAATACAGAATATATGTTTCTATAATTCTCgcaataaatgtgaaaaaaaggatTTTCTCATATAAGAATGTAGGCCTTCGGTAACCCAAGCTTGCTATAAAatgcaactaacgggatcgggtggtcaggcttgctgactcggTTAACataatgtcatcggttccgaactgcgcagatcgatgttcatgctgttgatcattggattgtctggtccaggctcgattatttacagaccgcagccatacagctggaatattgctaagtgcggcgtaaaattaaactcactcattttcagaaactgtggcAACCTAGACTctccacatattctagacttgggCTGTATTGGGCGAGTTTTTCAGAGACTGTATGAGTGATTACACCACCTTGTAGTATTGCGGTATACATATATCCTAATCTCGCCAAAGTCCTCTCTCTTTACTGACATGGTGTGGGGTAACCCTGAGGCTAAaccattcgctcgtcacgctaaagatccgagttcgattccccatttaAGTACAACccctgaagaccatttctggtgtctcacgccgtgatattgctggaataccgcTAAATGCGACGTCAAaccaatactcactcactctgtcggGTGCAAGTAAACGTATCCTGACTCTCCTGTTAGCATTAACTTGTCACTTTGTAAGGTTATAATGGTGACCTGTGTTTTTGTTAAAGCTATTTCAACACTGGAACTGGTTCACAGTTACTtattttctgattggttcaacaagaaacaaaaataaaataaaataaaatataaaacacagAAAATTCGAAAAGTAAAATGTCGCGGATAATATACAATCTTTAGCTCTTGTGTTACAGGTCCTTATAACATAATTTATCATAATTTGTTCATAAAATCCGAGTTTGCCGTTCTTTGATAGTATCTTCATCACGTTGCAAGAAAATCCAACATATATCATTGTCTCCAGAATgctaattatttgttttatcgCCAAAATATTATGTCGTAAATTATTTACCGTTTCAAGTGCATGGTGAGAACACGTACACCTTTGCTGAAGGGTGTGgttggatagcctagtggtttaagcgttcgctctaCACGCCGAAGGTGCGGGCTTGATTTCCCAATAGGCACATCGTCTTGAGGAAATGTGTGGCGTCCCCTGCCATGGTATAggaggaatgttgctaaaagcgactcAGAACTAAAACCTCTCAAGCTCGACTGACATCTGGTCTTTAAAATTTACATCTAGTCttagaaatgaacacattttacaggcAAAAAGGGTCCCTAAATCATGTAAAATGGGGCCAGTGATCGTAACATTCTAAACCCGGCACACATTCTACACTTTCATTGGCTTCACTGggaatattttttaagtttctttCAAGAgatgagaagcccatttctgatgccctCAGCCTAAATTCACTGGCTGTAAGGAAGTCTTGTGAGAATGATCGTCGGTTGTTCAACCTTTACGCCATGTTTACAGAAGTTAATACAAAGCCACACTTCCTGAGCTAGATGTGTACACTGTTTATAAACTCTAGTTCGACATTTGTAGCATGTTATTGTGGAAACAAGGTTGGAGTCAGTGAATATCGTATTTCGCGATTGTCATTACTGCTGTGCTGTCGGATGTGCGGAAGTCGACCGTCTATCTGGTGAATGAGTTACGGGGGTCAGAAGCGAGAGCTTGCACATCACTTAAACGCCATTTAGACTAAGGAGGCTATGCTGTGCGTTAAAGATGGCAGTGAGTCGTGGAGAGACGAGCTGACTGAATGGAACGGTTGGACAGATAGACTAACGCTTCCCCTCTgattatatatcattttgagaGAAACAAGTAATGACATTAAAATTGAAAAGAGTCCGAGTGAGATGGGAAATACAGACGCTGAATCTTTGGAAATCTGGATTTTTTTCACTAACGGCTTTAGAATGATTGAGTAAAGGATAATCAGTTGTGAGTACGCGAGTATTTGAGTGAAAACTTCCGTATATGTGCGAGCGAGTGAATGCTTATGTATTTGTGTGAGTGAATacttgtgtatttgtgtgagtgaatacttgtgtatttgtgtgagtgaatacttgtgtatttgtgtgagtgaatgcttatgtatttgtgtgagtgaatacttgtgtatttgtgtgagtgaatacttgtgtatttgtgtgagtgaatgcttatgtatttgtgtgagtgaatacttgtgtatttgtgtgagtgagtacttgtgtatttgtgtgagtgaatacttgtgtatttgtgtgagtgaatacttgtgtatttgtgtgagtgaatgattatgtatttgtgtgagtgaatacttgtgtatttgtgtgagtGAATACTTGTGCATTTGTGTGAGTGAAAGCTTATGtatttgtgtgagtgaatgcttatgtatttgtatgagtgaatacttgtgtatttgtatgagtgaatacttgtgtatttgtgtgagtgaatgattatgtatttgtgtgagtgaatacctgtgtatttgtgtgagtgaatacttgtgtatttgtgtgagtGAATACGTTTGTACTTGTGTGAGTAAGTGTACACTTGTGCATATGTGTGAGTGAATACTTACGTGTTAGTGTGACTGAACACTTGTGTATTTGTGTCAGTGAATACTTGTGTATTTGTATGAGTGAATGCTTATGTATTTGTATGAGTGAATACGTTTGTACTTGTGTGAGTAAGTGTACACTTGTGCATATGTGTGAGTGAATACTTACGTGTTAGTGTGACTGAACACTTGTGTATTTGTGTCAGTGAATACTTGTGTATTTGTATGAGTGAATGCTTATGTATTTGTATGAGTGAATACGTTTGTACTTGTGTGAGTAAGTGTACACTTGTGCATATGTGTGAGTGAATACTTACGTGTTAGTGTGACTGAACACTGTGTGATTGCTTGTGTGAGTGACTGAACGTCTGTGTATTAGTGTAAGTGAATGCGAGAATGTTTTGTACGTGCAACACCTgttgtatattgtgtgcatAGAGACTTTGGCTGCACTACATACATCGAACAGAATGAGTATATCACCAACTTTGCGAGAAATCAGAACCTGTGCACAAACGAAATGTGATCTAGTAATATCACTTTGCCGTGAGCTATGAAAAACTAGAATATTTTGTGAAAGCGAGCCTATTGTGCAGACAGAATGAGCGGGTTTAATACTTGgccacttatagcaatattccaccaatatcacggctaAGGAatccagaagtgggcttcacccactgtaccaatgttgggaatcgaacccgggtcttcggcgtgacacgagaacgctttagccactaacCTTCCCTACTGCAAATATGCAGATAGGTTTAAAAAGATAAATTCTTACCTGGTTCAGCTATCAGTCTTGTCAGTGCAGGCATAATCCTCTTCAGTTTGACACTCGTGTCGTATATAAACTCAAGCACGTCGTCCTGGCTGATTGCACTTCCGTTTCGTTTGATCCCCTCACTCTCAGACGGGACATTATTGGACAGACCACCCTGAGTTTGCGCATTCGGATCAGGTCGGTTGAGTTTACTTGACAGACCTCGGAGTTCCGCCAGGAATCGTGTTGTTACGGACATCGACCTGTTCAGCTGACCTTCAACGTACTGAACGTTGTGGAAGATGTATGGAATCCAGCCCGTGTTCGATGCCATTGCCTCGACCATTTTCAGCGTTGCTTTCGATGTATTGAGGATTTTCTGAAGGGCAAGGTTACCGTCTCCCGAGCCATAGGACGGTGGCAGTTTGGTCTCCCTCTCTAGTTTGGCCCGCGTCTCCTCCATTTGGAGGAGTTCGTCCTGAAGCTCGACAAGAGAAGATGACAACGACACCTGACTCATCTGAGCAAGATCGgttaatatttcaaacaactGCGACCCATTTTTCGAAAATTTTGCAATATCCTTCAGCACACTTTCCGGAAGTGTACATCCAGGCTCACCCTCTGTGCGCAGGCGACCTTGACCCACGTTGGTATGACTTTCCCCTGTAGGAAGGAGGTTGTTTTGTGGGTCGGTTTGGTCGCTGCCACGTGGTGATTGTAAGACCACGTCGACGACGTCTTTTCGGAGCTTTCCCTGTTCGTACGCCAAGGTCtcagtgtttgaaatgattTGCTCTAACATGCTGTCGGTGTGTCGGATGAAACTGACTGACTGCACCACATGTGACGTCATATTCGTGATTGCGTGGAAGAGCATCTCGTTGTCAATGAACACGTCATCACCACGTGAATACGTCTCCTGCGACTTCTCAACTGTCCGTGATTGGCTGACATTGGATATAAGACTAAACTGACTCTGGGCTTGGAATTTAAGACTGTTATAATACACCTGAGACTGGTTTGTCAGTCTTTCATAGTTGGTCTCAGACTGAAGTTTCAGTTTGTCGAACTGACTCGCCGACTGATGTTTCAGTTTGTTGGTGTGGCTCTCGCTCTGAGTCCGCAAACCCCTATAGTGGGATTGTGAGaggtattttaatttatcaAACTGCACACTTGATTGGTTTCGCAATTTCTCATACTGAAAATGCGACTGATTTCTCAGATGATTGAAGCGTAAATCTATATGCTCTTCTAAAATTTTCATATCCACTGTACAGTTTATAACAGCGTCTTGCCTCCCCGTGTAGGCCTGTTCAGATGTTTCTTCTTCACTCTCACGTTCCCCTCGCCCAACGGTGTCAAGACCATTGAGAGCCGTCATCAAttcgtttgttttcttttcaatgtTTCGGTTTATATACGCAATGGAACGCTCCAACTGTTGTAAATTTTTAGAATTTGTTTCTTTAAGAGAACTTATGTCATGGCCCATCCGAGTAACGGTAGATTTAAGTGTTCTAGTTTCAAGGTCATTTGCTCCGAGTTTTGAATGCATGGCCTGCGTGAGAGCTGCTGTCGTCTGCAGAGTGTTGGTGACCCCCCGGAACTGACGAATGTTGAAAAACTGTAACCCGTTCAAAGCCCGTTCCATCTGAGCAATTCGGGAACTCAAAGTTTCAAACTTTTCGTCCACTATCTTCAGTATTGAGGTAATGACAGTCTCCTCCAACTTGTCTGTTGGAGTTGGTATTGGAGTTGGGGGtggaagagttgtctcccctaaggtcaaggtcataatGACCGACATGACGACGACCTGAGCGGCCAgactctggtgatgcatgttgatgAGATTGTAGTCCGAAAGTCTTCGATCACAAATCCAGCACTGAAATCTTCACTGAATCAGGTACAACTATCACAGACACATGAGAGGTTGAGCATGATATTTCATGACACTATTTGCCCCAGTTTGTGCGAAGACGTGCACCGGACACCTTCTGCACAACACACAACTCCCACCTTATTATATACAACTCCATCATCACCGGCCATGATCCTCGCGTCGTGGAGCGGGAATGAAAACACGTCGTGCACCAAGCGATGAGCGAGACACAAGGCGTCTGTGGAGCCCTGTACCTCGCCTGCACTCAATCCTTCTCTCCTCGCGCGTCCACTTCCCCTTCAAGCCCCTCACTGTCGCTATGGGGGTCCACAAGTACGGTAAGGGTCGTTCCTCCCCCAACAACTCATCCCCGGTAAATCACCCC encodes the following:
- the LOC137255217 gene encoding uncharacterized protein, with the translated sequence MHHQSLAAQVVVMSVIMTLTLGETTLPPPTPIPTPTDKLEETVITSILKIVDEKFETLSSRIAQMERALNGLQFFNIRQFRGVTNTLQTTAALTQAMHSKLGANDLETRTLKSTVTRMGHDISSLKETNSKNLQQLERSIAYINRNIEKKTNELMTALNGLDTVGRGERESEEETSEQAYTGRQDAVINCTVDMKILEEHIDLRFNHLRNQSHFQYEKLRNQSSVQFDKLKYLSQSHYRGLRTQSESHTNKLKHQSASQFDKLKLQSETNYERLTNQSQVYYNSLKFQAQSQFSLISNVSQSRTVEKSQETYSRGDDVFIDNEMLFHAITNMTSHVVQSVSFIRHTDSMLEQIISNTETLAYEQGKLRKDVVDVVLQSPRGSDQTDPQNNLLPTGESHTNVGQGRLRTEGEPGCTLPESVLKDIAKFSKNGSQLFEILTDLAQMSQVSLSSSLVELQDELLQMEETRAKLERETKLPPSYGSGDGNLALQKILNTSKATLKMVEAMASNTGWIPYIFHNVQYVEGQLNRSMSVTTRFLAELRGLSSKLNRPDPNAQTQGGLSNNVPSESEGIKRNGSAISQDDVLEFIYDTSVKLKRIMPALTRLIAEPEPLITLVDGRNVNEGRVEIYHKGQWGTLCNTSLGHTDASAICRHLGYLGGIAAGRGQFGSGSGINWDFNVTCLRTFQCPAISLDNEAKSCSHHGDFAVICDHMLRLVPFEESSDVNTGHVEIYHNSRWMPICSHGFGRNEAQVACEQMGYTAGWMRNSRDRSRNSRSLWMTNVQCRGTEIRLDACRHNNFGARQCPGLKPAAVTCE